GTTTCatggatgtttttgtcatttttcatttttaaagtaaagatTTATTCATGTGGTTTTGTCGACAGCGCTTCACCATGCGGATCCTCTCAGAGGTCGTCCTCAgtgttaatgtttatttatatcttACAAGCTCTCAGAGTGGAAATGAGATGAGTTCATGGACCTCTGAATCGCTGCCAACAGCTCTGGTTTTTTCAAACACAATATTTATAGTGAAAACTAAAAGTCAGCTCAGTCTCATCAGGTTAAAGCCTCTGATGAAAGTAAAGGAAGCCTTTATAGATGATCTATGGAAAGTCAGAAAACTTGAACTTCCGATATTTCCAACAGCACACGAAGGCAGCAAGTTTCTAAACCTTGACTCAAGTGACGTTTTATTTAAAACGCAGGTTTTAAACAGCGACTCTTGAattctgaaatgtaaaagtttATTTAGTGGAGAACGTCCTGCTGACGAAGACACagacaatgtttgtttttactgttttataatgtgttcatcaaaaacatcaaaacatttccCAAGATCCCTGAACTTCAATATGGAAATgacttgaatgaatgaatgaatgaattcatccAATCAGCTGCAGAGCTTCACATGATCCACCCACTTCTCCTCAGTAATCGTGTGTGAAACATCAGTTCAGAGCAGGAAAGGAGAGACTGGAGAAACGTCTCTCCTCCTGCGGCTCCCAGTTTCTTCCCCGACGCCGACGATGCTGCAAGTTTCACCTTTTCCCCCGAGACgtcacaagaaaaacaaaacaaactgctaTTTGGGTCAAGTACAACTGCTGCCGTGATATTTATTGTTCCCAAGACGCCGTGTGATTGACAGGTCTGCTGTTTAGACGACaacggacagacagagaggagcgtCGCTCCACAGAGGAGATCTCTGGAGGAGGGACAGTGTAGAACTACATCTTCAGAACATGCAGAACCACTGTGAGCGCGGCCCCCCCTGCTGCCAGGGGGGGTGGAGTACTAGTAGTAGCAGTACTAGTActagtagtggtagtagtggTACTTGACAGGTGATGTCACAGGTCTGTGGTCTTCGTCTCAGCTTCTTTCttattgttttctcttgtttcatATTAGTgaatgttttagtttatttagaGACAAATGTCCGACACTCAGCATCAGAGCTGTGATTGGACGTCCAGACGCTGATGTACTTCCTGTTTGCGTCCCTCAGACAGGAGTGTGTGGCGACGGAGGAGAGTCCTCAggtcttcttctgctgctgcgaAGGAAACTTCTGCAACGAGAGGTTCACACACCTGCCCGACGCCACGGGACCACGTGAGTCATGTGACGCTGccttcggtgtgtgtgtgtgtgtgtgtgtgtgtgtgtgtgtgtgtgtgtgtgtgtgtcacattttatttctctctgatTGTTGATGATTCATCTCAATTAATCAGTATtattcaactgtgtgtgtgtgtgtgtgtgtgtgtcagtgatcAAAGCTCCGCCCCCCAGCGTCGGCGTGTTAAACGTGATGATTTACTGCCTGCTGCCCGTCACCATGCTGTCAGTCACTCTGCTCACCGCCGTCTGGATGTACCGACACCGGAAACCTCCGTACGGACACGTGGACATCACTGaggtgcacacacgcacacacacacacacacacacacacgcacacacacacaccatagaGCTGTCGGTGTTAGTTCATTTGATctagactttctttttttttttttttttttttctggagaaggaaggaaaggagagagtgagtgagggaggaaggatGGAAGAAAGGGAGTGGGGGAGCGAGTGAGTGAGGAAGGATGGTAGAaaaggagtgagggagtgagtgagggaggaaggaggcaaagggaggaaggatggaagaaaaggagagagtgagtgagggaggaaggatggaagaaagggagtgagggagtgagtgagggaggaaggaggcaaagggaggaaggatggaaggaaaggagagagtgagtgagtgagggaggaaggatggaagaaagggagtgagggagtgaaggaggaaggaggcaaagggaggaaggatggaaggaaaggagagagtgagtgagtgagtgagggaggaaggaggcaAAGGGAGGAATGatggaaggaaaggagagagtgagtgagtgagggaggaaggatggaagaaagggagtgagggagtgaaggaggaaggaggcaaAGGGAGGTAGGATGGAAGaaagggagtgagggagtgagtgagtgagggaggaaggaggcaaagggaggaaggatggaagaaagggagtgagggagtgagtgagtgagtgagtgagtgagtgagggagtgagtgagtgagggaggaaggaggcaaagggaggaaggatggaaggaaaggagagagtgagtgaaaaCATGGAGTCATGGCGCCCTCTGGTGTTGCTGTGGTGGAACTGCAGCTCTTTGTCTCAAACACATTACCTCAGTTTCTTTGACGTTTCCATGTGaatccagtgtttgtgtggccTCCAGCTGATTTTACGCCTTAGTAACTTTTCACAgccgccattttgttttcaggttgtccagaCGTACATAAATATTGTGGTCACTAGAACTCAAGggtgaactgattagagtttggggttcaaaggtcaaaggtcaatgtgacctcacaaaacactttttaggcATTACTCacctcttcacacacactgaatatttgatggactctggataaacagatgtaacctggaactagtctgggtggaggagggatacgaccatgGGGAGGTATTTCaactctctgctctgtgccCTCCAGgatcctgctcctcctcctgcctcccccCTGCTGCGTCTCAAGCCCCTGCAGTTGCTGGAGGTGAAGGCCAGGGGGCGCTTCGGCTGCGTCTGGAAAGGCCAGATAATGAATGAGTACGTGGCCGTCAAGATCTTCCCCATCCAGGTAGAGAGTCACACGTCTGCTCGCAGTGTTTTGTCTTCCTGTGTGGAAACCTTTAAAcacgtcttcctcctcctcttcctcctcttcctcctcctcctgacagaATAAGGAGTCGTGGCAGAACGAGAGAGACGTGTTCACCACACCAGGtatgaggcatgaaaacatcctgAGGTACATCGGCGCAGAGAAACGAGGGAGTCACCTGGAGGCCGAGCTGTGGCTCATCAGCGAGTTCCACGAGcgggtgaggaagaggagggagggagggaggaagggggttATTTATGGCTGATTTACTCCATCAGATATTTCACACGTCTGGTGCTTCATTTCCTCAAACTTCTGACATGTCTTGGATCTTTGGGATGTTTAGGATCTTTGGGATCTTTAGGATCTTTGGGATCTTTAGGATCTTTAGGATCTTTGGGAGGTTTAGGATCTTTGGGATGTTTAGGATCTTTGGGATCTTTGGGATGTTTAAGATCTTTGGGATCTTTAGGATCTTTGGGATCTTTAGGATGTTTAGGATCTTTGGGAGGTTTAAGATCTTTGGGATGTTTAAGATCTTTGGGATCTTTAGGATCTTTGGGATCTTTAGGATGTTTAGGATCTTTGGGAGGTTTAAGATCTTTGGGATGTTTAAGATCTTTGGGATGTTTAGGATCTTTAGGATCTTTGGGATGTTTAGGATCTTTGGGATCTTTAGGATGTTTAGGATCTTTAGGATCTTTGGGAGGTTTAAGATCTTTGGGAGTTTAAGATCTTTGGGGTCTTTGGGATGTTTAGGATCTTTGGGATGTTTAGGATCTTTGGGAGGTTTAAGATCTTTGGGATGTTTAGGATCTTTGGGATGTTTAAGATCTTTGGGATCTTTAGGATTTTTAGGATCTTTGGGAGGTTTAAGATCTTTGGGATCTTTAGGATCTTTGGGATCTTAAGGATGTTTAGGATCTTTGGGATCTTTGGGATGTTTAAGATCTTTGGGATCTTTAGGATCTTTGGGATCTTTGGGATGTTTAAGATCTTTGGGATCTTTAGGATCTTTGGGATCTTTGGGATGTTTAAGATCTTTGGGATCTTTAGGATCTTTGGGATCTTTGGGATGTTTAAGATCTTTGGGATCTTTAGGATCTTTGGGATCTTTAGGATGTTTAGGATCTTTGGGAGGTTTAAGATCTTTGGGATGTTTAGGATCTTTGGGATCTTTAGGATCTTTGGGATCTTTAGGATGTTTAGGATCTTTAGGATCTTTGGGAGGTTTAAGATCTTTGGGAGTTTAAGATCTTTGGGGTGTTTAAGATCTTTGGGATCTTTGGGATGTTTAGGATCTTTGGGATGTTTAGGATCTTTGGGAGGTTTAAGATCTTTGGGATGTTTAGGATCTTTGGGATCTTTGGGAGGTTTAAGATCTTTGGGATGTTTAGGATCTTTGGGATGTTTAAGATCTTTGGGATCTTTAGGATTTTTAGGATCTTTGGGAGGTTTAAGATCTTTGGGATCTTTAGGATCTTTAGGATCTTTGGGATCTTAAGGATGTTTAGGATCTTTGGGATCTTTGGGATGTTTAAGATCTTTGGGATCTTTAGGATCTTTGGGATCTTTGGGATGTTTAAGATCTTTGGGATCTTTAGGATCTTTGGGATCTTTAGGATGTTTAGGATCTTTGGGGTGTTTAAGATCTTTGGGATCTTTAGGATGTTTAGGATCTTTGGGAGGTTTAAGATCTTTGGGATGTTTAAGATCTTTGGGATCTTTAGGATCTTTGGGATCTTTAGGATGTTTAGGATGTTTAGGATCTTTGGGAGGTTTAAGATCTTTGGGAGTTTAAGATCTTTGGGGTGTTTAAGATCTTTGGGATGTTTAGGATCTTTGGGATGTTTAGGATCTTTGGGATCTTTGGGAGGTTTAAGATCTTTGGGATGTTTAGGATCTTTGGGATCTTTGGGATGTTTAAGATCTTTGGGATCTTTAGGATCTTTGGGATGTTTAAGATCTTTGGGATGTTTAGGATCTTTGGGATGTTTAAGATCTTTGGGATCTTTAGGATTTTTAAGATCTTTGGGAGGTTTAAGATCTTTGGGATCTTTAGGATCTTTGGGATCTTAAGGATGTTTAGGATGTTTAGGATCTTTGGGAGGTTTAAGATCTTTAGGATCTTTAGGATCTTTGGGATCTTTGGGATCTTTAGGATGTTTAGGATCTTTGGGAGGTTTAAGATCTTTGGGATGTTTAAGATCTTTAGGATCTTTAGGATCTTTGGGATCTTTAGGATGTTTAGGATCTTTGGGATGTTTAGGATCTTTGGGATGTTTAAGATCTTTGGGATCTTTAGGATTTTTAGGATCTTTGGGAGGTTTAAGATCTTTAGGATCTTTAGGATCTTTGGGATCTTTAGGATGTTTAGGATCTTTGGGATGTTTAGGATCTTTGGCAACTCAACTAGAACTGAATGAAGTTCAGTGAGTTTggacaaacaaactgaatttgtaaaaaaacagacagaaatgactCGGCAGGTTCGATGTGATCTTGGATGACGAGCGTCTGCGTGTCTCTCCAGGGTTCTCTGTCGGACTTCCTGAAGGGGAACGTGGTCAGCTGGTCGGAGCTGTGTCACATATCCGAGTCGATGGCGTGCGGCCTGGCCTACCTTCACGAGGACATCCCCCGACAGAAAGGCGAGGGACCCAAACCGGCCATCGCTCACAGGTCTGCACCTCCACGTGGCTTGCCGTCGTTTTAGAGAAGTATAAGTTGAAGCAGCTCGATCGTTTCAGATCTCAATAACGTATgtgattcatttaaatatgttCATGTGACTGGAACGCAGCTGAGGCCAAAGCAAAAACTTTTctgaacttttttattttcaaatcgaacaacacaaacacaagaaccTGAGTTTCCCCCTCAAGCAGATGTTACACCAGCCAGATGTTCTGTCTCTGAAACTATTAAACATCTGTCTGCAATAACAACATTTATCCACATGATGCAGGCAGTGAGTCAGGTGACGTGTTACCTGCACAATGACCAATGATATGGTTTGATGTACAatattttgtttcctgtgtgtgtgtgtgtgtgtgtgtgtgtgtgtgtgtgtgtgtctgtgtctctcagggATTTTAAGAGTAAGAACATCATGTTACGTTCAGACCTCACAGCAGTGATCGGTGACTTTGGTCTCGCCGTTCTCTTTGAGCCAGGGAAACCACCTGGAGAGACACATGGACAGGTGAGCTGCTGTGACTGATGCTGTGGAGCTTCAGCTAAACACTGAACAGGGTTTAATGTGtgtaatatataaatgtgtgtgtgtgtgtgtgtgtgtgcaggtaggGACCAGGCGTTACATGGCTCCAGAGGTTTTAGAAGGAGCCATCAACTTCCAGCGAGACGCCTTCCTCCGAATCGACATGTACGCCATGGGGCTGGTGCTGTGGGAGCTGGTGTCCCGCTGCAAGGCTGTTGacggtaacacacacacacacacacacacacacacacacacacacacacacacacacacacactctcttcctGAGTACTTCTCTGCTGTGGCTTCATGTTCAGATTGTCCAGATTCTGATCTAGAACCATCAATAAACAACAGTAGCAGGTCTTAATCCCCCACCACATGTTCTGTGGCATcaggtgaagcagcagctgggacGTTGATGTTCAGgtgctcaggtgtgtttttgttcaggtcCGGTGGATGAGTACATGCTGCCGTTTGAGGAGGAGGTCGGTCAGCACCCGTCACTGGAGGACCTGCAGGAGGTCGTCGTCCACAAGAAGATGAGACCGGCCTTCAAAGACCTCTGGCTCAAACACAGcgtgagtcacacacacacacacacacacacacacacacacacacacacacacacacacacacacacagatggaacAATAACGTCACATAACTTGCTAACACACATTATATGAAGCTTGTGTTTGCGcatggagaaattaaaaatcagcTAGAGGGAAACATGATCATATTTAGTGTCACCCTCTAGTGGCCGAAATCAGTATTACCACAGTAAACACTTTGAGGAtcttcaccaaaaaaaaaagaagaaatttattgctagaattatttatttttcataaatttttttgtggaaaaatttttgtgagtgaaaatcttttttacttctaattttttttttcgtcaGTGGAAACGACTCTCAA
This DNA window, taken from Seriola aureovittata isolate HTS-2021-v1 ecotype China chromosome 20, ASM2101889v1, whole genome shotgun sequence, encodes the following:
- the acvr2ba gene encoding activin receptor type-2B, with the translated sequence MWLSGLSLALLLGTLCAGLSHGEGDTRECLYYNVNFEIEKTNQSGVERCEDEKDKRSHCYASWRNNSGSIELVKKGCWLDDFNCYDRQECVATEESPQVFFCCCEGNFCNERFTHLPDATGPLIKAPPPSVGVLNVMIYCLLPVTMLSVTLLTAVWMYRHRKPPYGHVDITEDPAPPPASPLLRLKPLQLLEVKARGRFGCVWKGQIMNEYVAVKIFPIQNKESWQNERDVFTTPGMRHENILRYIGAEKRGSHLEAELWLISEFHERGSLSDFLKGNVVSWSELCHISESMACGLAYLHEDIPRQKGEGPKPAIAHRDFKSKNIMLRSDLTAVIGDFGLAVLFEPGKPPGETHGQVGTRRYMAPEVLEGAINFQRDAFLRIDMYAMGLVLWELVSRCKAVDGPVDEYMLPFEEEVGQHPSLEDLQEVVVHKKMRPAFKDLWLKHSGLAQICETVDECWDHDAEARLSAGCVEERISQVRRLNATITPPTSDHHALLVSAVAPVPMVTNVDLPPKESSI